The Ascaphus truei isolate aAscTru1 chromosome 3, aAscTru1.hap1, whole genome shotgun sequence genome includes a region encoding these proteins:
- the LOC142489918 gene encoding uncharacterized protein LOC142489918 isoform X2, whose product MKPCVLCGSTYRHCPADNDYHHLKSDLSCSLCGCNVPYQDDRKTIPEKNTDNRKFKCVECGKAFKFKHHLKEHLRIHSGEKPYECSNCKRRFSHSGSYSSHLNNRKCFSIEHTDSILPSPSLSCSSQERLTETDVQSSQEKLQSPHSPGSRNWLIYSPVAESIANQQMAWLGHEFNGMYRSVGSLSIDMKVSPLGANLEQARDPWYFGNGCWSNLRHIQIGANGWIGDGLRQVGAPLPFSLQGPTLRTSTTQCGRDTLETLVLRQQHDGSVMKDDTIFSTLCHSGFHSDNLLESTVTCTENVSTKHWKEDLEAFQSLAEVHKDPYPTGWSHSLSPTSSKKRKLAECYERKPETNESCLPMVLHCNHGIQMPPTLRKVLYSPPSSVPKEPQMEPLDLSLPKIGSGVPPTNVFSGESMKDTFCTFKKSTNIKPNSTSVLTYDEPQTDSNFPYFLPSVLHSLIQSHHPVLHMNPNLNGLHLFPLMNCFYGEDKASGPSRTTLDECKSLGEMFKTASEEDEQSTVRKKLKKTENGLYICDQCNKTFQKSSSLLRHKYEHTGSRPHQCEVCSKAFKHKHHLIEHVRLHSGEKPYCCDKCGKRFSHSGSFSQHMNHRYSYCRKDLSDLSEKEDEVWGAKAIQAGSSTIIQTTKELGSMVGH is encoded by the exons ACAATACCTGAGAAAAATACAGATAACAGAAAATTTAAGTGTGTGGAGTGTGGAAAAGCTTTTAAGTTTAAACATCATTTAAAAGAACACCTTCGTATACATAGCG gtgAAAAACCATACGAATGTTCAAACTGCAAAAGACGTTTCTCACACTCCGGATCCTATAGTTCCCACCTTAACAATAGGAAATGCTTTTCCATTGAACATACAGACTCTATacttccttccccttctctctcctgctCCTCTCAAGAAAGACTCACTGAGACTGATGTACAATCTTCTCAAGAAAAACTGCAGAGTCCTCATAGTCCTGGCAGTAGGAATTGGCTAATTTACAGTCCAGTTGCTGAATCCATCGCTAATCAGCAGATGGCTTGGCTAGGTCATGAATTTAATGGCATGTATAGATCAGTGGGGAGCTTGTCCATTGACATGAAAGTGAGTCCTTTGGGTGCAAATTTGGAACAGGCTCGGGACCCCTGGTATTTTGGCAATGGTTGTTGGAGCAATCTGCGACACATACAGATTGGTGCTAATGGCTGGATAGGAGATGGGCTGAGACAGGTTGGTGCTCCATTGCCCTTCTCTTTACAGGGGCCCACATTAAGGACCAGCACTACTCAATGTGGTAGGGACACTCTGGAAACATTGGTCCTTAGGCAACAGCATGACGGCTCTGTGATGAAGGATGATACCATCTTCTCAACTTTATGTCACAGTGGTTTTCATAGTGACAACCTACTGGAATCAACAGTTACTTGCACTGAAAATGTCTCTACAAAGCACTGGAAAGAGGACTTAGAAGCTTTTCAGAGCTTGGCAGAAGTCCACAAAGACCCGTATCCCACTGGTTGGTCTCATTCCTTATCACCAACATCTTCAAAGAAACGAAAACTAGCAGAATGCTACGAGCGTAAACCTGAAACGAATGAGTCTTGCCTTCCAATGGTGCTTCATTGTAACCATGGAATACAGATGCCTCCGACTCTCAGGAAAGTTCTTTACTCACCCCCTAGCTCTGTCCCAAAAGAGCCTCAGATGGAGCCACTGGACTTGTCTCTGCCAAAAATAGGCAGTGGAGTACCTCCGACCAATGTTTTCAGTGGTGAATCAATGAAGGACACATTTTGCACATTTAAGAAGAGTACAAATATAAAGCCAAATTCCACCTCTGTGCTGACATATGACGAACCGCAAACTGACTCCAACTTCCCATACTTCTTACCCAGTGTATTGCACAGTTTGATTCAGAGTCACCACCCAGTTCTTCACATGAACCCTAATTTGAATGGGCTGCACCTCTTCCCCCTTATGAACTGTTTCTATGGAGAAGATAAGGCATCAGGTCCATCAAGGACCACACTGGATGAATGCAAGTCTCTG GGAGAAATGTTTAAGACTGCATCAGAGGAAGATGAGCAGAGCACAGTAAGGAAGAAGCTAAAGAAGACAGAAAACGGGCTGTATATCTGCGATCAGTGTAATAAAACATTCCAGAAGAGTAGTTCCCTATTAAGACACAAATATGAACATACAG GTAGTAGGCCACATCAATGTGAAGTCTGCAGTAAGGCCTTCAAGCACAAGCATCACCTCATTGAGCATGTCCGCTTGCACTCAGGAGAGAAGCCATACTGCTGTGACAAGTGTGGCAAGAGGTTCTCCCACTCAGGCTCTTTCTCCCAACACATGAACCATCGGTACTCCTACTGCCGTAAGGATCTTTCAGATCTCTCAGAGAAGGAAGATGAGGTTTGGGGAGCAAAGGCCATTCAGGCTGGAAGTTCCACTATAATACAGACAACCAAGGAACTAGGGAGCATGGTGGGACACTGA